The proteins below come from a single Tissierella sp. MB52-C2 genomic window:
- a CDS encoding electron transfer flavoprotein subunit alpha codes for MAVKVIELKCIGCGKCVRVCPFDAIDMIDKKAKINEKCTACGQCVEACPVDAIEKEEKKYRAGGVNVDEYRGVWVFAEQRDKELLNVAIELVGEGRKIADELKVPLTAVLLGKDIDNLAEKLVKYGADEVLYADHQLLSVYTTDGYTKVIYDLIKERKPEIMLIGATNIGRDLGPRISARVHTGLTADCTKLDIDIENRRLLQTRPAFGGNLMATIICPDHRPQMSTVRPGVMEKAKYNESRKGNIVKFIPELKDEDIRAKVMEVVKGGKAEVQLEDSKIIVSGGRGLGNPEGFKLIQDLAKKFGGVVGASRATVDAGWIDQGHQVGQTGKTVRPSLYIACGISGAIQHLAGMQESKVIVAINKDKDAPIFKVADYGIIGDVYEILPLLIESLDNVDDIIEAFALK; via the coding sequence AAAATCAATGAAAAGTGTACGGCTTGCGGACAATGTGTAGAGGCCTGTCCAGTAGATGCAATAGAGAAAGAAGAAAAAAAATATAGAGCTGGCGGAGTAAATGTAGATGAATATAGGGGAGTTTGGGTATTTGCAGAGCAAAGAGATAAGGAGCTGCTTAATGTAGCCATAGAGTTAGTAGGAGAAGGAAGAAAAATAGCTGATGAACTAAAAGTTCCTTTGACTGCTGTGCTATTGGGTAAGGATATAGATAATTTAGCGGAAAAATTAGTTAAATATGGAGCAGATGAAGTTCTATATGCAGACCATCAGCTACTAAGTGTATATACAACTGATGGATATACTAAAGTAATTTATGATTTAATTAAGGAAAGAAAGCCTGAAATTATGTTGATAGGTGCTACAAATATAGGTAGAGATTTAGGACCTAGAATATCTGCAAGAGTTCATACAGGACTTACTGCAGATTGTACAAAGCTGGATATTGATATAGAAAATAGAAGACTTTTACAGACTCGTCCAGCCTTTGGTGGAAACCTAATGGCAACTATTATTTGTCCAGATCATAGACCACAAATGTCTACAGTTAGACCAGGGGTTATGGAAAAGGCAAAGTATAATGAAAGTAGAAAAGGTAATATAGTTAAATTTATTCCAGAATTAAAAGATGAAGATATAAGGGCTAAAGTTATGGAAGTAGTCAAAGGTGGAAAGGCAGAAGTACAACTTGAAGATTCAAAAATAATAGTATCAGGTGGTAGAGGTCTTGGAAATCCAGAAGGATTTAAGTTAATTCAAGATTTAGCAAAGAAGTTTGGTGGAGTAGTAGGAGCTTCTCGTGCTACAGTTGATGCTGGTTGGATAGACCAGGGACACCAAGTAGGACAAACAGGTAAAACTGTTAGACCTTCCCTTTATATTGCTTGTGGTATTTCAGGAGCTATTCAGCACTTGGCAGGTATGCAAGAATCTAAAGTTATTGTTGCCATAAATAAGGATAAAGATGCACCTATATTTAAAGTTGCTGACTATGGTATTATTGGAGATGTTTATGAAATATTACCACTTCTTATAGAGTCTTTGGATAATGTAGACGATATAATAGAAGCTTTCGCATTAAAATAA